A single window of Pseudomonas lijiangensis DNA harbors:
- a CDS encoding alpha/beta hydrolase — MVMVLIAGLTLSGCASQQEKLYSWAQAKGAEARVIETRTFALQTVTPRSLPKGGRLSIFIEGDGRAWATSSQPSLDPSPRQPGMARLALDPNHAGAYVARPCQFVMSKACGSEVWTDARFSDGVIEALNDVIDRLKSRYNASSIELIGYSGGAAVALLIAEGRDDISQIQTIAGNVDPHGWVALHGISPLKGSLDPLEKSLRLKPIAQRHFVGTTDTVVPPTLLTGFVNRTQPDCSEIVSLPGSHATLMEAVDGQMLSRPIQCQ, encoded by the coding sequence ATGGTAATGGTTCTGATAGCCGGCCTGACCCTGTCAGGCTGCGCCAGCCAGCAGGAAAAGCTCTATTCGTGGGCTCAAGCAAAAGGCGCAGAAGCCAGGGTGATTGAAACCCGCACCTTTGCGCTGCAAACCGTTACGCCCCGCTCCCTGCCCAAAGGCGGCCGGTTGAGTATTTTCATTGAAGGAGATGGCCGAGCCTGGGCCACGAGCAGCCAGCCAAGCCTAGATCCTTCGCCACGGCAACCGGGTATGGCGCGCCTGGCTCTGGACCCGAACCACGCAGGTGCGTACGTTGCCAGACCTTGCCAGTTTGTGATGTCCAAAGCTTGTGGCAGTGAGGTGTGGACAGATGCCAGGTTCAGCGATGGCGTCATTGAAGCGCTCAACGATGTGATCGACCGATTGAAGAGTCGCTACAACGCTTCTTCAATCGAGCTGATCGGCTATTCGGGAGGCGCAGCGGTCGCATTATTGATAGCAGAAGGACGAGATGATATTTCGCAGATCCAGACCATCGCCGGGAATGTCGATCCTCATGGCTGGGTCGCGCTGCATGGGATTTCTCCCTTGAAAGGCTCGCTGGACCCGCTGGAAAAAAGCCTGCGACTCAAACCGATAGCGCAACGGCACTTCGTTGGAACAACCGATACCGTTGTGCCGCCCACACTGCTGACAGGCTTTGTCAACAGGACCCAACCCGATTGCAGCGAGATCGTGAGCCTGCCGGGCTCCCATGCAACGCTCATGGAAGCCGTTGATGGGCAAATGCTTTCCCGCCCGATTCAGTGTCAGTAA